The Anaerolineae bacterium genome segment TTCCTGATACTTTTTCCCTTTTATCAGGGCCTCTCCCTTACGGAACATCAACTCTTCCTCCATATCAAGACCGGAAAGTTTTCCAGTCATTTTTTCATATGTCTTGATGGGAGCCGCGTAATAATCCATCCCTGCAAGGATATATGCCGGTAATTTTATTTCCGGATCTTTAACCCCGATATTCGCCATAATGATTGCGCTCTCCCGAGCTTCCACACTGCCGGGATACCGTTCAACCACCAGGCTCAGCGCCTTAAGCGCGCTGCGCAATTGCCCCATTGCCTCAAAGGAACGGGCAATCTTATAAAGGGTGCCGCTGCAATGTTTACCATCTGGGAACAGATTCACATAAACAAAGAAAAATTCCAGAGCATTATCATATTTTCCGGTTTGAAAATAATGTGCTCCCAGGTTCAAAAGAGTATCTTCCGGAATATTTTCCAGCGCAGGCCACTTTTCCAAAGCATTACCATACCAGATGTCAGCGTCATTAAATTGGCGCATCTGAGAATAGCAATTCCCAACAGCAAAATACGCGTCTCCGGCATGTTTGCCGTCTGGAAATCTTTTTATGTATTCTTTAAACTTCTCGATTGCTTCGCTAAATTTCTTTGTTTTGTAATACATTTTGCCGGCCATGTATAAAGATTCCGGAGCGTAGTCTGATTCAGGATATTTTGAATATAGATTTTTAAATTCCATTAACGCTTCGTAATAAAAAGTTAAGCGGCTGTAACTTTCAGCAAGCCTGTAAGTGGCCTGCGCATTTTCCTTCTTTGAGCCTGGATAGTTTTGGATGATCTCTCTATATTGATCAATAGCTTCTGAAGCATGTTGTTTATCCCCGTTTTCCCCTAAAAAGTAGTGACAATCAGCTATACGCCTCATCGCGGTTTCATTCTTTTTAGTTTTAACCATCTCTTTGAATTTGATTAAAGCGTTTTTGTATCTTCCTGATGTAAAATCGCTCATAGCGCCGTCATACAGATCCGTGTCCGCCTTCGGGCTTGGATCCACCTTGTCTTTATGAGTTTTATGAGACAGCGCAATTTCTTCTGTGTTCAGTGCATCGGTTTTCGTCTTCTTCGTGTTCCCGCCAGGCGCGGCTGTTTTATTTTCAGGCTTAGTCTTTAATACTATAGGTTTAGTCTTTAATACTATAAAATCCTTAAACATCCCCTTTTCTACCAGCTTTTCCCCAGCTTCCAATGCCTCGCCGATACTCTTATACCTCCCTATAAAAACACGACGCCATTCCCCTTTGTTCGGAATGTTCACTGTTTCACAGAAAGAATCATACCCCTGAGTTTTCAGGCTGTAGCTCAGCGCTGCGGCGTCATTAAAGTTTTTATCCGAAGCCACATGAACACTGTAATATTCATCTTCAGCTTCTCCGCAGGAACCTCCTAAACCTGACAAAAAAACCAACAATGCCGCTAAAATAAGAATTATAAAAAATTTGACGCGCAACATCTCTGATCTAAAAAAAATCATCTTTGACAATCTCATAAAAAGGTAAGGACTCTGTTCGCTTTATTGCGAATTCAGGGATTCGCTGTATACAAAAGCAATTTATATGCCATGCATCTTTGATAAGCTCGTAAAAAGTCCCAAAACACCGTTTTCCGTCATTCCGGCGAAAGCCGTAATCCAGTCTTTTCAATCAGTTGCAGACCATCTGGACTCCTCCCGGACTCGATCCGGGATCTACCGGAGTGACGACTTTTTACAAGTTTATCATCCTTGACTGTTTTCTGAACCGCAAAAGCGAGCGCATTCCCCGCTGCTTGCGGCGGGGTTAGCGAGCGAATCCAAAAATAGCAAACATCCTTACGGTCGAAGATTCCCCGCTGCTTGCGGCGGGGAGCTTCAATCTGATTAAAAATTATGGGCATTCTCCGGCGGAAACATAAAAATTGTCTAAAGTTCTAAATCTTTTCGCCGATAAGAATTAAGTAGAGGTGTGCCGTGACAATATCAACCTATCAAATCGAAAGCGTTCTTAAAGCATATAGCAAGCAAGTCAGAGTGGAAAACAGGATACAGCATAAACCTAAAAGCTTAAACAAATATGCCGATATTGTAACCCTGTCATCTGAAGACAATAAAAAAGAAGCTTTTGACAAAATTTCATACAGCCTCATAGATATCCTGCAAAAAGCAAACAATCCGCTTAAATAATAACAGGCAAGAATATCCCCCGATCCACAACCGGTGCAATTCTGGCACAGAAAATGCATTTGCCTGAATTCATCTCTATCAATAAAGAGACACAATCTAAAAATGATGAACTCGTAAAAAGTTGAAAACCACTTTTTGCAAAACTTGAGTTCTCACAACTGAGCCTTTTGCTTTTATGTTTTGATCAACCGTTAACTGTAAACCGTGAACCGTTATCGGATAAAGCAATTGTCATTAAGCTTGACGTAGATGACAAAAAAATGACGCTTACTGTTGGAACGGTCGTTTGCGGTTCAAAAAAAATAAGTGGGGGTGGTATAATGATTGATGATTTAAAAAATTTTTCAGAAGTTAAACCGGTCGTGACAAACCATATAAAAAACGTAAAAGTAGATGACGTTCGAAATCGAGAACACGTAAGAGTAGATGACGTGCTCAAGGTTGATTACCGGAAGATTCCGCAGAAAGACTATGAGACGTGCAAAGACGACCCGGAAATTATTTTTGAAAATACTTTTGGCAAACCCTTTGAAGTGCCTAAAATTGAGAATGTTAGCTTAGAATTGCTCTACAAGCTTATATATCAGGCAAACCTGAAAATAGACCGTATTTTAAACATACTGGAAAGCAAAAATACTGAGAAATATGAATCTGTGAGCGGTGAATATGTGAATATTAGTGGTTCCGGAATGAGATTCATCGCAAACCAGAGTTTTTCGATCAACGATATTATTGCGCTTAGAGTTTTTATTCCTTTAGTCTCCAAGACGTGGATAAATATACTTGGAAAAGTAGTCTCAATTACAGAATCAGAGTCAGCAAATAAATACGATATTGCTGTTAAATTTGAAGAACTCTCTGAAAGCGACAGGGAAATTATCATAGGATATGTGTTTAAAAGGCAGAGAGAACTCCTGAGACGCAGCTCAAAACGCC includes the following:
- a CDS encoding tetratricopeptide repeat protein, encoding MIFFRSEMLRVKFFIILILAALLVFLSGLGGSCGEAEDEYYSVHVASDKNFNDAAALSYSLKTQGYDSFCETVNIPNKGEWRRVFIGRYKSIGEALEAGEKLVEKGMFKDFIVLKTKPIVLKTKPENKTAAPGGNTKKTKTDALNTEEIALSHKTHKDKVDPSPKADTDLYDGAMSDFTSGRYKNALIKFKEMVKTKKNETAMRRIADCHYFLGENGDKQHASEAIDQYREIIQNYPGSKKENAQATYRLAESYSRLTFYYEALMEFKNLYSKYPESDYAPESLYMAGKMYYKTKKFSEAIEKFKEYIKRFPDGKHAGDAYFAVGNCYSQMRQFNDADIWYGNALEKWPALENIPEDTLLNLGAHYFQTGKYDNALEFFFVYVNLFPDGKHCSGTLYKIARSFEAMGQLRSALKALSLVVERYPGSVEARESAIIMANIGVKDPEIKLPAYILAGMDYYAAPIKTYEKMTGKLSGLDMEEELMFRKGEALIKGKKYQESFDNYRSLLGRFPYGTHRKEGEKKLILSAGRLIDDHYSKKDYIAVSDVYFNSDKDLLFKNGDFDMLFKIGSSLKEMGLLEDAAGFFGKMTGVFGKNKRASGLLLEMAKIDYARGSYEEAKKRLEGLHENYSGVDKSIAIAATKLLGDISYKEGLLKEAAGFYSKALGSETGVEDGAAIRKKYADSLKGMGLYSSALINYNRVLKNCGDLQKCSAPVIMDSYEGLADCLYNKGKYQQAILMYEQSLMKSGDGVSEGKQNMWTLFNIGRGYANLSNKPMTDKSFISLKGEIGDEFWPRVVDYYLADKNWAEKYEKYVGD
- a CDS encoding PilZ domain-containing protein is translated as MIDDLKNFSEVKPVVTNHIKNVKVDDVRNREHVRVDDVLKVDYRKIPQKDYETCKDDPEIIFENTFGKPFEVPKIENVSLELLYKLIYQANLKIDRILNILESKNTEKYESVSGEYVNISGSGMRFIANQSFSINDIIALRVFIPLVSKTWINILGKVVSITESESANKYDIAVKFEELSESDREIIIGYVFKRQRELLRRSSKRP